The following proteins come from a genomic window of Xiphophorus couchianus chromosome 19, X_couchianus-1.0, whole genome shotgun sequence:
- the sdsl gene encoding serine dehydratase-like, with protein MPEHFHVNTPLLESVSMSKMAGTAVYLKMENCQPSGSFKIRGVGHLCQQLASRSRGVVCSSGGNAGMAAAYVARKMGLSATVVVPSSTPPLVVRRLQEQGAAVKVTGKVWDDANAEALRLAETEQLTFVPPFDHPLLWEGHASVVAEAAAALGPGARPGAVLLSVGGGGLLCGVVHGLKDAGWADVPIIAMETVGADCFNAAIKAGELVTLDDITSEAKCLGAKTVCRRAFELSLSGEATIISELVTDQEALRAVQMFLDEERVLVEMACGAALAAVYSGLIPRLQAQGRLPTPLRPLLVIVCGGSSINMEQLISLRQKLQS; from the exons ATGCCGGAGCATTTCCACGTGAACACGCCGCTGCTGGAGAGCGTCAGCATGTCCAAGATGGCGGGCACCGCCGTCTACCTGAAGATGGAGAACTGCCAGCCGTCCGGCTCCTTCAAGATCCGCGGCGTAGGACACCTCTGTCAGCAG CTCGCCAGCCGCTCCAGGGGAGTCGTGTGTTCTTCAG GTGGGAACGCCGGGATGGCCGCGGCCTATGTGGCGCGGAAGATGGGGCTGTCGGCGACTGTGGTGGTGCCGTCCTCCACCCCCCCGCTGGTGGTCCGCAGGCTGCAGGAGCAGGGCGCCGCCGTCAAGGTCACCGGGAAG GTTTGGGACGACGCCAACGCCGAAGCTCTGAGGCTGGCGGAGACGGAGCAGCTGACCTTCGTTCCTCCGTTTGATCACCCTCTGCTGTG GGAGGGCCACGCCTCGGTGGTGGCGGAGGCGGCGGCCGCCCTGGGCCCCGGGGCCCGGCCCGGTGCCGTGCTGCTGTCGGTGGGGGGCGGGGGCCTGCTGTGCGGCGTCGTCCACGGCCTGAAGGACGCCGGCTGGGCGGACGTGCCCATTATCGCCATGGAAACGGTGGGGGCCGACTGCTTCAACGCCGCCATCAAGGCGGGGGAGCTGGTGACTCTGGATGACATCACCAG CGAGGCCAAGTGTCTGGGTGCGAAGACGGTCTGCCGCAGAGCCTTTGAGCTGAGCCTGAGCGGCGAGGCGACCATCATCTCTGAGCTGGTGACAGACCAGGAGGCGCTGAGGGCTGTCCAGATGTTCCTGG ATGAGGAGCGGGTTCTGGTGGAGATGGCGTGTGGAGCAGCGCTGGCCGCCGTCTACAGCGGCCTGATCCCCAGACTGCAGGCCCAAg GCCGTCTGCCGACTCCCttgcgccccctgctggtgatCGTTTGCGGCGGCAGCAGCATCAACATGGAGCAACTGATCAGCCTCCGGCAGAAGCTGCAGAGCTAA